One window from the genome of Ktedonobacterales bacterium encodes:
- a CDS encoding YciI family protein, which yields MKYVLLFCGSQELQREWEQASEEVRSEQYSKVYHWFEEHAAKLGDGNQLQPPHTATTVRFEGRKEPIVRDGPYIEGNEVVGGYVEINVADLDEALRLAKSWPGGGAVEIRPTVDHSEH from the coding sequence ATGAAGTATGTGCTGTTGTTCTGTGGGTCTCAGGAGTTGCAGCGGGAATGGGAACAGGCGAGCGAGGAAGTGAGGAGCGAGCAATACAGCAAGGTGTATCACTGGTTCGAGGAACACGCGGCGAAGCTGGGCGACGGTAATCAGCTTCAGCCGCCGCATACTGCCACCACCGTGCGCTTCGAGGGGAGGAAGGAGCCAATCGTCCGTGACGGCCCGTACATTGAGGGCAACGAGGTGGTTGGCGGCTATGTTGAGATCAACGTGGCCGATCTGGACGAGGCGCTGCGCCTTGCCAAAAGCTGGCCCGGTGGTGGCGCGGTAGAAATCCGCCCGACGGTGGATCATAGTGAGCATTGA